From the genome of Papaver somniferum cultivar HN1 chromosome 2, ASM357369v1, whole genome shotgun sequence, one region includes:
- the LOC113353350 gene encoding uncharacterized protein LOC113353350 has product MMSSSMSSQIGLFLFAILASSLFSEITYAQVNPYNCWMGGTTKVFTPYFHPVPGDGTEAKCISVLQECEDLCQAQGRTKVWDICSYIESTQNYACTACCGDASFRPPPLPPSRRDPRDECQLNEISLSTQVRSCPAPACANCPGRCASIGATITYRRCNLNTGFCSCCCSTFNSGLPSSTRIRSLGSSLVDAAQ; this is encoded by the exons atgatgtcttcttcTATGAGTTCCCAAATTGGGTTGTTTCTCTTTGCAATACTTGCTTCGTCCCTCTTCTCGG AGATAACGTACGCACAAGTAAATCCTTATAATTGTTGGATGGGAGGGACTACAAAAGTATTCACACCGTACTTCCATCCAGTTCCTGGGGATGggaccgaagctaaatgcatttctGTCCTACAAGAATGCGAAGATTTATGTCAAGCGCAGGGCAGAACCAAGGTTTGGGATATTTGCTCATAtattgaaagcacacagaactacGCATGCACGGCTTGCTGTGGAGATGCTTCTTTTcgtccaccaccactaccaccttcgcGAAGAGATCCAAGAGATGAGTGCCAACTAAATGAGATTTCTTTATCGACGCAAGTAAGAAGCTGCCCAGCCCCGGCATGTGCAAATTGTCCAGGAAGGTGTGCGTCAATAGGAGCTACAATAACATATAGGCGGTGCAATTTGAATACCGGCTTCTGCAGCTGTTGTTGCTCTACCTTTAACAGTGGCCTTCCTTCATCAACAAGGATCCGTAGTCTTGGTTCATCATTAGTAGACGCGGCACAGTAA